In Isoptericola jiangsuensis, the following proteins share a genomic window:
- a CDS encoding sensor histidine kinase yields MGWYGRVVRWSEQHPFVLDATGAAVLLLFVGITATDLGGADRGPAVVLWSIATVAPLAWRRVRPVLSAVAVYACALGHLLAGFPLLLPADVAVLVALYSVTVWGPRWAHRTAMASTVLGCLLLAAVVGLAGGPATLGFLALLPVTVFLGSLATAVWAFGLTRRYRRVTVETLRDRARRLEVERDQQARIATAAERARIAREMHDIVAHSLSIVVAQADGGRYAAGQDPAAATRALGVISETGRAALADMRRLLGVLRDDPAGGEPAPGATGRATLAPGPGPTGPGGAGPTGPVPAGAPRATTSGAPLAPQPDDADLETVVAQAKDAGAHVSLVRVGTPRRLPPGAGLTLHRVAQEALSNVRKHAGPDPRVTVVVRWEPEAVVLEVSDDGRGAAAGHDSPGFGLLGMRERAALFGGSVTAGPRPGGGWRVRFTMPLPGVAPAPEAGPAPADPPPAAGGGAVRHPVPEDTQEPA; encoded by the coding sequence ATGGGGTGGTACGGGCGGGTCGTCCGCTGGTCGGAGCAGCATCCGTTCGTGCTCGACGCGACGGGCGCCGCCGTCCTCCTGCTCTTCGTCGGGATCACCGCCACCGACCTCGGCGGCGCCGACCGTGGCCCCGCCGTCGTGCTGTGGTCGATCGCCACCGTCGCGCCCCTGGCCTGGCGGCGCGTCCGCCCCGTGCTGTCGGCGGTCGCCGTCTACGCGTGCGCGCTCGGCCACCTCCTGGCCGGGTTCCCCCTGCTCCTGCCCGCCGACGTGGCCGTCCTGGTCGCGCTGTACTCCGTCACCGTGTGGGGTCCGCGCTGGGCCCACCGGACCGCCATGGCGTCGACCGTGCTCGGCTGCCTCCTGCTGGCAGCCGTCGTCGGCCTGGCCGGCGGGCCCGCCACCCTGGGGTTCCTCGCCCTGCTGCCGGTCACGGTCTTCCTCGGGAGCCTCGCCACCGCCGTCTGGGCGTTCGGCCTGACGCGACGCTACCGGCGCGTCACCGTCGAGACGCTGCGCGACCGCGCCCGCCGGCTCGAGGTCGAGCGCGACCAGCAGGCCCGCATCGCCACCGCCGCGGAGCGGGCCCGCATCGCCCGCGAGATGCACGACATCGTCGCGCACTCCCTGTCGATCGTCGTCGCGCAGGCCGACGGCGGACGGTACGCCGCCGGGCAGGACCCGGCCGCGGCCACCCGCGCCCTCGGCGTCATCTCCGAGACCGGCCGGGCCGCCCTGGCGGACATGCGCCGCCTGCTCGGCGTGCTGCGCGACGACCCCGCCGGCGGGGAACCCGCACCCGGGGCGACCGGACGGGCCACCCTGGCGCCCGGGCCCGGCCCGACCGGGCCCGGCGGCGCCGGCCCGACGGGTCCGGTCCCCGCGGGCGCCCCCCGCGCGACCACCTCGGGCGCCCCGCTCGCGCCGCAGCCCGACGACGCCGACCTCGAGACCGTCGTCGCCCAGGCCAAGGACGCCGGGGCGCACGTCTCGCTCGTCCGGGTCGGGACGCCCCGCCGCCTCCCCCCGGGCGCTGGCCTCACGCTGCACCGCGTCGCCCAGGAGGCCCTGAGCAACGTCCGCAAGCACGCCGGGCCCGACCCCCGCGTGACCGTCGTCGTGCGGTGGGAGCCGGAGGCCGTCGTGCTGGAGGTGTCCGACGACGGCCGCGGCGCCGCCGCGGGGCACGACTCCCCCGGGTTCGGGCTGCTCGGCATGCGCGAACGGGCGGCGCTGTTCGGCGGCAGCGTCACCGCGGGTCCACGGCCCGGGGGCGGCTGGCGGGTACGGTTCACGATGCCCCTGCCGGGCGTCGCCCCCGCGCCGGAGGCCGGCCCCGCCCCCGCCGACCCGCCCCCGGCCGCCGGGGGCGGGGCCGTCCGGCACCCGGTACCCGAGGACACCCAGGAGCCCGCATGA
- a CDS encoding ABC transporter permease has protein sequence MLRITLAQMRSSAGRLAAAGVAILIGTAFVTATLLASGVITRTTYDAVTARYADADLVVSATSDAPLTPAQVADVDALGDVEATAVMDYVGVALVGGSRTVYQSVVGVVDDRLQPLEVTSGALPAADDEVALPTDVAERLGVAVGDGVGVETWSSETGEPATTTFTVSGLVADPSGAFMTTGGAAVVSPATFDTWLADQWGGEPQVTELAVALADGADVAAARGEVADAVGGTGREVVTTDERAEAVTADFTGGQDLMFLVFTLTFAAIALLVAGLVIANTFQVLVAQRTRTLALLRCVGADKRQVSRGVLTEAAILGVVASVAGVVLGALLGQGALWVAHAMDVPVPLPATITLTWQAVVLPVAVGTLVTVLSALVPARAATRVAPLAALRPADAPSAVRGAGKVRLVLSVLATVAGFALLAGGAALGLADQPGPGLLAGVAGGTLSFVGVAVGAVFWLPKVTAAAVRLVGVSGPTARLAGANTLRNPRRTAATSTALLIGVTLVATMSTGAASARESLTSALDDQYPVDVTVSSAEYDEEGNPAALPDTLVGQVAGTDGVARAVPVTSFSPQITWPGSEDEPYWPQAVGVDPGAGRDVLRTDGLAELAPGTVLLPSWTVPTGADTPATVTVTVGDESLELRAVVAPVEAWGAVLSAADTAALTGGTPTTDLWVGVADVASADDVVPTLQDVVADSGVVADVSGAAVERASFEQVIDTLLAIVVGLLAVAVVIALIGVANTLSLSVIERRRESATLRAIGLSKAQLRGMLAIEGLLIAGVGAVLGIALGLVYGWAGSAAALGIMGDVSLAVPWLDVTLVLLVAVVAGLVASVVPARTALKASPVEALAAE, from the coding sequence ATGCTGCGCATCACGCTGGCGCAGATGCGCTCCAGCGCGGGCCGGCTCGCCGCCGCCGGCGTCGCGATCCTCATCGGCACCGCATTCGTCACCGCGACGCTGCTCGCCTCCGGGGTCATCACCCGGACCACCTACGACGCCGTCACCGCCCGCTACGCCGACGCCGACCTCGTCGTCAGCGCCACCTCGGACGCCCCGCTGACACCCGCGCAGGTGGCGGACGTCGACGCCCTCGGCGACGTCGAGGCCACCGCCGTCATGGACTACGTGGGCGTCGCCCTCGTCGGCGGGTCCCGCACCGTCTACCAGAGCGTCGTCGGCGTCGTCGACGACCGCCTCCAGCCGCTCGAGGTCACCTCCGGCGCCCTGCCGGCCGCCGACGACGAGGTCGCCCTGCCCACCGACGTCGCGGAACGGCTCGGCGTGGCCGTGGGCGACGGCGTCGGTGTCGAGACCTGGTCGAGCGAGACCGGCGAACCCGCCACGACGACGTTCACCGTGTCCGGGCTCGTCGCCGACCCGAGCGGCGCGTTCATGACGACCGGCGGCGCCGCCGTCGTCTCCCCCGCCACGTTCGACACGTGGCTCGCCGACCAGTGGGGCGGCGAGCCGCAGGTCACCGAGCTCGCGGTGGCGCTCGCCGACGGCGCGGACGTGGCCGCGGCCCGCGGCGAGGTCGCCGACGCCGTCGGCGGCACCGGGCGCGAGGTCGTCACGACCGACGAGCGGGCCGAGGCCGTGACCGCCGACTTCACGGGCGGGCAGGACCTCATGTTCCTCGTCTTCACGCTCACCTTCGCCGCCATCGCGCTGCTGGTGGCCGGGCTCGTCATCGCCAACACCTTCCAGGTGCTGGTCGCCCAGCGCACCCGCACCCTCGCGCTGCTGCGCTGCGTCGGCGCGGACAAGCGCCAGGTCTCGCGCGGCGTGCTCACCGAGGCCGCGATCCTCGGCGTCGTGGCGTCCGTCGCGGGCGTCGTCCTCGGCGCGCTGCTCGGCCAGGGCGCCCTGTGGGTCGCGCACGCCATGGACGTCCCGGTGCCGCTGCCCGCGACGATCACCCTCACCTGGCAGGCCGTGGTCCTGCCCGTCGCGGTCGGCACGCTCGTCACGGTGCTCTCCGCGCTCGTCCCGGCCCGCGCCGCGACCCGCGTCGCCCCGCTGGCGGCGCTGCGCCCGGCCGACGCCCCCAGCGCCGTGCGGGGGGCCGGCAAGGTCCGGCTCGTGCTGTCCGTGCTGGCCACCGTGGCCGGGTTCGCCCTGCTCGCCGGGGGCGCCGCCCTCGGGCTGGCGGACCAGCCCGGTCCCGGCCTCCTCGCGGGCGTCGCGGGCGGCACGCTGTCGTTCGTCGGCGTCGCCGTCGGTGCCGTGTTCTGGCTGCCGAAGGTCACCGCCGCGGCCGTCCGGCTCGTCGGGGTCTCCGGCCCCACCGCCCGCCTCGCCGGCGCGAACACGCTGCGCAACCCGCGGCGCACCGCCGCCACCTCCACGGCGCTGCTCATCGGCGTCACCCTCGTCGCCACGATGTCGACCGGCGCCGCGAGCGCCCGCGAGTCCCTCACCTCGGCGCTGGACGACCAGTACCCCGTCGACGTCACGGTGAGCTCCGCGGAGTACGACGAGGAGGGGAACCCGGCCGCGCTGCCGGACACCCTGGTCGGCCAGGTCGCGGGGACCGACGGCGTGGCACGAGCCGTGCCCGTGACGTCGTTCAGCCCGCAGATCACGTGGCCCGGGAGCGAGGACGAGCCGTACTGGCCGCAGGCCGTCGGCGTCGACCCGGGGGCGGGGCGCGACGTGCTGCGCACCGACGGCCTGGCCGAGCTGGCGCCCGGCACCGTGCTGCTCCCCTCGTGGACCGTCCCGACGGGCGCGGACACGCCGGCGACGGTCACCGTGACCGTCGGTGACGAGAGCCTCGAGCTGCGGGCCGTCGTCGCGCCCGTCGAGGCGTGGGGCGCGGTGCTGAGCGCCGCGGACACCGCCGCCCTCACGGGCGGCACGCCCACGACCGACCTGTGGGTCGGCGTCGCCGACGTGGCCTCCGCGGACGACGTCGTGCCGACCCTCCAGGACGTCGTCGCGGACTCGGGCGTCGTGGCCGACGTCAGCGGCGCCGCCGTGGAGCGGGCGAGCTTCGAGCAGGTGATCGACACCCTGCTGGCGATCGTCGTCGGGCTGCTCGCGGTGGCGGTCGTCATCGCGCTGATCGGTGTGGCGAACACGCTGTCGCTGTCGGTCATCGAGCGCCGCCGCGAGTCCGCGACGCTCCGCGCGATCGGCCTGTCCAAGGCCCAGCTGCGCGGGATGCTCGCGATCGAGGGCCTGCTCATCGCCGGCGTCGGCGCGGTGCTGGGCATCGCGCTGGGCCTGGTGTACGGCTGGGCGGGGTCCGCGGCGGCGCTCGGCATCATGGGTGACGTCAGCCTGGCCGTGCCGTGGCTGGACGTGACGCTGGTGCTGCTGGTCGCGGTCGTCGCGGGCCTGGTGGCGTCGGTCGTGCCGGCCCGGACGGCGCTCAAGGCGTCGCCGGTGGAGGCGCTGGCCGCCGAGTAG
- a CDS encoding FtsK/SpoIIIE domain-containing protein: MPVRVTIAPGEDVELPDGVPLDDLRPRLARLLRRPELDHAPLTADGVPLHDDARAGRRPLLPGAVVRVRSAPADPDLDAVRSPWFVAVASGATAGDLVPLRAGVVLSPAPGVQVRLDRRGRPRVTAPWSGRARVRRVTATGGGHVLRGRGHRWPAPTLLEVDGVRHALHRSGDVTTLLVPPPAPDRTAPLRPAQLVAGLVPVVASVALAAAFRQPLYALFSLVALLTVGPQLVAYLRHRRRPTTPARPTVPGAAPGSTTARVAALYQASDGAWREVLDDLGRRAGDTTTAAGAPPPAGLPDGSVLVTGPADLARAAARALVLDLAAAGATVDVAGTGRGSWDWCRWLAPQTTTGAPAAVLVVDDPDDDAAAAADAAVRRGSVVVLRLAEAATRPVPSWCRATLQVTTDGRTRRTAPDGTDETAPLAGVSADRAERTARRIAALRALGRSTADLVPSPAPVLGGPATPALDPARDDLPATAPLAGLVDLTDPAAAWTRADGWSVPLGVGTDGSPVRFDLVADGPHLLVAGTTGAGKSELLQSLVLGLAAARSPADLALALVDFKGGASFGRCADLPHVVGQVTDLEPGLAGRALAGLRAELRRREHVLADHRAASLADAPPGTLPRLVVVVDEFRALADDLPEFLPGLLRVAAQGRSLGVHLVLATQRPAGAVGADVRANVTARVALRVVDAADSLDVVEDAAAARIPVSAPGRAVLRVGAGTPVVLQCAHAAAPATDGPAVRRAPAWHRRTPADPPATPGPTGRGDAADGDPAGDDVVGRAVAAQVAAARALGLHPGPAPWLPALPDRATVADLPAAGPGDLVTPARAGTAAAPTGTAGGRGRTLPLALGDDPDRQRRTAVEWDPTDGHLAVVGRARSGRSTTLRALGAAALARGWHVHALVPAAAAGAWDDLRRHPGFGTLAGPDDPRRARRLLRLVADRGTTPPDPVLVVVDGVEELRAAVSAHDPWDPLAAALGAAGTAFALSADGATVGGVAARVGPRLVLLGTDRHADAVLGAPSDVAGTGGPAGRGVLLGPGAPVTCQVLLPPAVPAGPRPRVAPVRVLPLPDRVHAGDLARPGAGAARGRGGAGAAVEVLVGVGGDHATPLALDVRDGALVVGPRGSGRTTTLRTVAAALAVDGRLRGVVARDPALRAAAGPARTFEPTAAGLRALLDALDADPSRVRAGAAPGGPAAVVVVDDLDVLVQLCPVEAERLAAFPGGAALVAATTTQGALLAHRGPVAELRGRRTGVVLAPGERGADEVLGAALGEVADPGPPRPGRGALVVAGRAVPLQVAARTASAGGVLHDATRQQGDDDERGERHREHPGERGPQGTAGEQGEPDEDLERLPADDDRAAAAAALPHGAGGAHEERGEGEEEQDDEDADAGVGRPAAHELDEHGAGEDGEEQGLDDDSGDDSPHEAGSGPADGGGLGLGCGHGREDTSPPEICAV; encoded by the coding sequence ATGCCCGTCCGCGTCACCATCGCCCCCGGCGAGGACGTCGAGCTGCCGGACGGCGTCCCGCTCGACGACCTGCGCCCCCGCCTCGCCCGCCTGCTCCGGCGGCCCGAGCTCGACCACGCCCCCCTCACCGCGGACGGCGTCCCCCTGCACGACGACGCGCGCGCCGGGAGGCGCCCCCTGCTGCCGGGCGCCGTGGTCCGGGTGCGGTCCGCCCCCGCGGACCCGGACCTCGACGCGGTGCGCAGCCCCTGGTTCGTCGCGGTCGCGTCCGGCGCCACGGCCGGGGACCTCGTGCCGCTGCGCGCCGGCGTCGTCCTCTCCCCGGCGCCCGGCGTGCAGGTCCGCCTCGACCGTCGGGGGCGGCCCCGCGTCACGGCGCCCTGGTCGGGCCGCGCCCGGGTCCGCCGGGTGACCGCGACGGGTGGTGGGCACGTCCTGCGGGGGCGGGGGCACCGGTGGCCCGCCCCCACCCTGCTGGAGGTCGACGGCGTCCGGCACGCCCTGCACCGGTCCGGCGACGTGACGACGCTGCTCGTCCCGCCACCCGCCCCGGACCGGACGGCGCCGCTGCGCCCGGCGCAGCTCGTCGCGGGACTGGTGCCCGTCGTCGCGTCCGTGGCGCTCGCCGCCGCGTTCCGCCAGCCCCTGTACGCGCTGTTCTCGCTGGTCGCGCTGCTGACCGTGGGCCCCCAGCTCGTCGCGTACCTGCGGCACCGCCGCCGCCCCACGACACCCGCCCGCCCAACGGTCCCCGGCGCCGCGCCGGGCAGCACGACGGCGCGGGTCGCCGCCCTCTACCAGGCGTCGGACGGTGCCTGGCGGGAGGTCCTGGACGACCTGGGCCGGCGCGCCGGTGACACCACGACCGCGGCCGGTGCGCCACCGCCGGCCGGGCTGCCGGACGGGTCGGTGCTCGTCACCGGGCCCGCCGACCTCGCGCGGGCCGCCGCCCGGGCGCTCGTGCTCGACCTCGCCGCGGCCGGCGCCACCGTCGACGTCGCCGGGACGGGCCGCGGGTCCTGGGACTGGTGCCGCTGGCTCGCCCCGCAGACCACCACGGGAGCGCCCGCCGCGGTCCTCGTCGTCGACGACCCCGACGACGACGCGGCCGCCGCCGCCGACGCCGCGGTCCGCCGCGGGTCCGTCGTCGTGCTCCGCCTGGCCGAGGCAGCCACCCGGCCCGTGCCCTCGTGGTGCCGCGCCACGCTGCAGGTCACCACCGACGGCCGCACACGACGGACCGCCCCCGACGGCACCGACGAGACCGCCCCCCTCGCGGGGGTGTCCGCGGACCGCGCCGAGCGCACCGCCCGCCGGATCGCCGCCCTGCGCGCCCTCGGCCGCTCCACCGCCGACCTCGTGCCGTCCCCCGCCCCCGTGCTCGGCGGCCCCGCGACGCCCGCCCTCGACCCCGCCCGCGACGACCTGCCCGCTACGGCGCCGCTCGCCGGGCTGGTCGACCTCACCGACCCGGCCGCCGCCTGGACCCGCGCCGACGGGTGGTCCGTCCCCCTGGGCGTGGGCACCGACGGCTCGCCCGTCCGGTTCGACCTCGTCGCCGACGGTCCGCACCTGCTCGTCGCCGGGACCACGGGGGCCGGCAAGTCGGAGCTCCTGCAGTCGCTCGTCCTCGGGCTCGCCGCCGCCCGGTCCCCCGCCGACCTCGCCCTCGCGCTCGTCGACTTCAAGGGCGGCGCGTCGTTCGGCCGCTGCGCCGACCTCCCCCACGTGGTCGGGCAGGTCACGGACCTCGAGCCGGGCCTCGCCGGCCGGGCCCTCGCCGGGCTCCGCGCCGAGCTGCGCCGCCGCGAGCACGTGCTCGCCGACCACCGCGCCGCGTCGCTGGCCGACGCCCCGCCCGGCACCCTGCCCCGCCTCGTCGTCGTGGTCGACGAGTTCCGGGCCCTCGCCGACGACCTCCCCGAGTTCCTGCCCGGCCTCCTGCGCGTCGCCGCGCAGGGCCGGTCCCTCGGGGTGCACCTCGTCCTCGCCACCCAGCGACCCGCGGGGGCCGTGGGCGCCGACGTCCGCGCGAACGTGACCGCCCGCGTCGCGCTGCGGGTGGTCGACGCCGCGGACTCCCTCGACGTCGTCGAGGACGCCGCCGCGGCCCGCATCCCCGTGTCCGCCCCCGGCCGCGCGGTGCTGCGCGTCGGCGCCGGGACGCCGGTGGTGCTGCAGTGCGCCCACGCGGCCGCGCCCGCCACCGACGGACCGGCCGTGCGGCGCGCACCCGCCTGGCACCGGCGCACGCCCGCCGACCCGCCCGCGACACCGGGGCCCACCGGGCGCGGCGACGCCGCGGACGGCGATCCCGCGGGCGACGACGTCGTGGGCCGGGCCGTCGCCGCCCAGGTCGCCGCCGCCCGGGCGCTGGGCCTCCACCCCGGCCCGGCACCGTGGCTGCCCGCGCTGCCGGACCGCGCCACCGTCGCGGACCTCCCCGCCGCCGGGCCCGGCGACCTCGTCACCCCTGCCCGCGCGGGCACGGCCGCCGCCCCGACCGGCACCGCGGGCGGCCGGGGTCGGACGCTCCCGCTCGCCCTCGGCGACGACCCCGACCGCCAGCGGCGCACCGCCGTGGAGTGGGACCCGACGGACGGGCACCTGGCGGTCGTGGGCCGGGCCCGGTCCGGCCGCAGCACGACCCTGCGCGCGCTCGGGGCGGCGGCGCTCGCCCGGGGCTGGCACGTGCACGCCCTCGTCCCGGCGGCGGCCGCCGGCGCGTGGGACGACCTGCGCCGCCACCCCGGGTTCGGCACCCTCGCCGGCCCCGACGACCCCCGCCGTGCACGCCGGCTGCTCCGGCTCGTCGCCGACCGCGGCACGACGCCGCCCGACCCCGTGCTGGTGGTCGTCGACGGCGTGGAGGAGCTGCGGGCGGCGGTCTCCGCCCACGACCCGTGGGACCCCCTGGCGGCCGCGCTCGGGGCGGCGGGGACGGCGTTCGCCCTGTCGGCCGACGGCGCCACCGTCGGCGGCGTCGCGGCCCGCGTCGGTCCGCGCCTCGTCCTGCTGGGGACCGACCGGCACGCCGACGCCGTGCTCGGGGCGCCGTCCGACGTCGCGGGGACCGGCGGTCCCGCCGGGCGCGGCGTCCTGCTCGGTCCCGGCGCACCGGTGACGTGCCAGGTGCTGCTCCCGCCCGCGGTCCCCGCCGGGCCACGACCGCGGGTCGCGCCGGTGCGCGTGCTTCCCCTGCCCGACAGGGTGCACGCCGGGGACCTGGCCCGGCCCGGGGCCGGCGCGGCACGGGGTCGCGGTGGTGCCGGGGCGGCCGTCGAGGTCCTCGTCGGGGTCGGCGGTGACCACGCGACGCCGCTCGCCCTGGACGTCCGCGACGGGGCGCTGGTCGTCGGGCCGCGCGGGTCCGGCCGCACGACGACGCTGCGGACCGTCGCGGCGGCGCTCGCCGTCGACGGCCGGCTCCGCGGCGTCGTGGCGCGGGACCCGGCCCTGCGGGCGGCCGCCGGGCCGGCGCGGACGTTCGAGCCCACCGCGGCGGGCCTGCGGGCGCTGCTCGACGCGCTCGACGCGGACCCGTCCCGCGTGCGGGCCGGTGCGGCCCCGGGCGGGCCCGCAGCGGTGGTGGTCGTGGACGACCTCGACGTGCTGGTCCAGCTCTGCCCCGTCGAGGCCGAGCGACTCGCGGCGTTCCCCGGCGGCGCCGCCCTCGTCGCCGCGACGACCACCCAGGGCGCCCTCCTGGCGCACCGCGGCCCGGTCGCCGAGCTGCGCGGGCGCCGCACCGGCGTCGTGCTGGCCCCGGGCGAACGCGGCGCCGACGAGGTCCTGGGCGCCGCCCTGGGGGAGGTCGCCGACCCGGGACCGCCACGTCCCGGCCGGGGCGCGCTGGTCGTCGCCGGTCGTGCCGTGCCGTTGCAGGTGGCCGCGCGGACGGCGTCAGCCGGCGGTGTGCTCCACGACGCGACGCGACAGCAGGGCGACGACGACGAACGCGGCGAGCGCCACCGCGAGCACCCCGGCGAGCGCGGCCCACAGGGCACCGCTGGTGAGCAGGGCGAACCCGATGAGGATCTGGAACGCCTGCCAGCCGATGATGATCGGGCGGCCGCTGCGGCGGCCCTGCCACACGGCGCGGGCGGAGCCCACGAGGAACGCGGCGAGGGCGAGGAAGAACAGGACGACGAAGACGCTGACGCCGGTGTTGGACGACCCGCCGCCCACGAGCTCGACGAGCACGGCGCCGGCGAAGACGGCGAAGAACAGGGCCTCGACGACGACAGCGGCGACGACTCCCCCCACGAGGCGGGGTCGGGGCCCGCCGACGGCGGGGGTCTCGGGCTCGGCTGCGGCCATGGGCGTGAGGATACGTCGCCCCCCGAGATCTGTGCAGTGTGA
- a CDS encoding response regulator transcription factor, translated as MTHVLLAEDDPAIAEPLARALTREGYDVVVQGTGQGAVDHAGDADIVVLDLGLPDIDGLDVAREIRGRGLGTPILVLTARADEVDLVVGLDAGADDYVTKPFRLAELLARVRALLRRTHGETVEEDELRAQDVRVDVAAHRAFQGERELHLTTKEFDLLKVLVANAGSVVVRDTLMRDVWGSDPVGSTKTLDMHVSWLRRKLGDDANAPRYVSTVRGLGFRFELGQQA; from the coding sequence ATGACCCACGTACTGCTGGCCGAGGACGACCCGGCGATTGCCGAGCCTTTGGCAAGGGCGCTGACGCGTGAAGGTTACGACGTCGTCGTGCAAGGAACTGGTCAAGGAGCCGTCGACCACGCGGGGGACGCGGACATCGTCGTCCTGGACCTCGGTCTGCCCGACATCGACGGGCTCGACGTCGCCCGGGAGATCCGCGGGCGCGGCCTCGGCACCCCGATCCTGGTCCTCACGGCACGCGCCGACGAGGTCGACCTCGTCGTCGGGCTCGACGCCGGCGCCGACGACTACGTCACCAAGCCGTTCCGCCTCGCCGAGCTGCTCGCCCGCGTCCGCGCGCTCCTGCGGCGCACCCACGGGGAGACGGTCGAGGAGGACGAGCTGCGCGCGCAGGACGTCCGCGTCGACGTCGCCGCGCACCGCGCGTTCCAGGGCGAGCGCGAGCTGCACCTGACCACCAAGGAGTTCGACCTGCTCAAGGTGCTCGTCGCCAACGCGGGCTCCGTGGTCGTGCGCGACACCCTCATGCGCGACGTCTGGGGGTCCGACCCCGTCGGCTCCACCAAGACGCTCGACATGCACGTGTCGTGGCTGCGCCGCAAGCTCGGCGACGACGCCAACGCGCCCCGCTACGTCTCCACCGTGCGTGGCCTGGGCTTCCGGTTCGAGCTCGGCCAGCAGGCCTGA
- a CDS encoding WhiB family transcriptional regulator — MDWRHKAACLDEDPELFFPIGNTGPALMQIEEAKAVCRRCDVVDTCLKWAMESGQDAGVWGGMSEDERRALKRRTARARRAG, encoded by the coding sequence ATGGACTGGCGCCACAAGGCGGCCTGCCTCGACGAGGACCCCGAGCTCTTCTTCCCCATCGGCAACACCGGCCCCGCCCTCATGCAGATCGAGGAGGCCAAGGCCGTGTGCCGCCGCTGCGACGTCGTCGACACCTGCCTCAAGTGGGCCATGGAGTCCGGCCAGGACGCCGGTGTCTGGGGTGGCATGAGCGAGGACGAGCGCCGCGCCCTCAAGCGCCGCACCGCCCGGGCCCGCCGCGCCGGCTGA
- a CDS encoding ABC transporter ATP-binding protein, translated as MDTTVFVPLDDGAVGAPTPAVRARSLTKTYGSGEAQVRALDGVDVDFAAGHFTAIMGPSGSGKSTLMHLLAGLDTATGGQAFLGSTDVTALGDKELTRLRRDRLGFVFQQFNLLPMFTAEQNIVLPVELAGGTVDRAWFDTLVSTLGLERRLTHRPGELSGGQQQRVAIARALISQPEVVFADEPTGNLDSRSGVEVLSFLRRSVRELGRTVVMVTHDPAAAAYADRVVLIADGRIAGEITDPTPEAVLAGLDALRSLETPVADDAGVRA; from the coding sequence GTGGACACCACCGTGTTCGTCCCCCTCGACGACGGCGCCGTCGGCGCCCCGACCCCCGCCGTGCGCGCCCGCTCCCTGACCAAGACGTACGGGTCGGGCGAGGCGCAGGTCCGCGCGCTCGACGGCGTCGACGTGGACTTCGCGGCGGGCCACTTCACCGCGATCATGGGTCCGTCCGGCTCCGGCAAGTCGACCCTCATGCACCTGCTGGCCGGCCTGGACACGGCGACGGGCGGGCAGGCTTTCCTCGGCTCGACCGACGTCACCGCGCTGGGCGACAAGGAGCTGACCCGCCTGCGCCGCGACCGCCTCGGGTTCGTGTTCCAGCAGTTCAACCTGCTGCCGATGTTCACCGCCGAGCAGAACATCGTGCTCCCGGTCGAGCTCGCGGGCGGCACCGTGGACCGCGCCTGGTTCGACACCCTCGTGAGCACGCTCGGCCTGGAGCGCCGGCTCACGCACCGCCCCGGCGAGCTGTCCGGCGGCCAGCAGCAGCGCGTCGCCATCGCCCGCGCCCTCATCTCCCAGCCCGAGGTCGTGTTCGCCGACGAGCCGACCGGCAACCTCGACTCCCGCTCCGGCGTGGAGGTGCTGAGCTTCCTGCGCCGCTCCGTGCGCGAGCTCGGCCGCACCGTCGTCATGGTCACCCACGACCCGGCCGCCGCGGCGTACGCCGACCGCGTCGTCCTCATCGCCGACGGCCGCATCGCCGGCGAGATCACGGACCCGACGCCCGAGGCCGTGCTGGCCGGGCTCGACGCCCTGCGCTCCCTCGAGACGCCCGTGGCCGACGACGCGGGGGTGCGTGCCTGA
- a CDS encoding response regulator, which yields MTDPVRVALVDDQQLVRAGFRMVIDSQPDLTVAVEAGDGAQALRLLADHPVDVVLMDVRMPTMDGLTATARLTADPDAPRVVVLTTFDLDEYVLEAIRAGASGFLLKDAPPEEMLAAIRTVHRGDAVIAPSTTRRLLEHLVTAMPAAAAPAQHDALAELTEREREVLVLMARGRSNTEIAGDLFVAEATVKTHVGRVLAKLGARDRVQAVVTAYEVGLVRPGS from the coding sequence ATGACCGACCCCGTGCGCGTCGCGCTCGTCGACGACCAGCAGCTCGTCCGTGCGGGGTTCCGCATGGTCATCGACTCCCAGCCGGACCTCACCGTGGCCGTCGAGGCCGGGGACGGCGCCCAGGCGCTGCGCCTGCTCGCCGACCACCCCGTCGACGTCGTGCTCATGGACGTGCGCATGCCCACGATGGACGGCCTCACCGCGACCGCCCGTCTGACGGCCGACCCCGACGCGCCGCGCGTCGTCGTCCTGACGACGTTCGACCTCGACGAGTACGTCCTGGAGGCGATCCGGGCCGGGGCGTCGGGGTTCCTGCTCAAGGACGCGCCGCCGGAGGAGATGCTCGCCGCGATCCGCACCGTGCACCGCGGCGACGCCGTCATCGCGCCGTCGACCACCCGGCGGCTCCTGGAGCACCTCGTCACGGCGATGCCGGCGGCCGCCGCCCCGGCGCAGCACGACGCCCTCGCGGAGCTCACCGAGCGCGAGCGCGAGGTGCTGGTGCTCATGGCCCGCGGGCGGTCGAACACCGAGATCGCGGGCGACCTGTTCGTCGCGGAGGCCACCGTGAAGACCCACGTCGGGCGCGTCCTGGCGAAGCTCGGGGCCCGCGACCGCGTGCAGGCCGTCGTGACGGCCTACGAGGTCGGGCTGGTCCGCCCGGGGTCCTGA